A region from the Salicibibacter cibarius genome encodes:
- a CDS encoding N-acetylmuramoyl-L-alanine amidase: protein MQRIYIDPGHGGSDTGATGNGLYEKDIVLDIGYQMSVYLRDNYEGMYRRMSRTDDTFVSLQARTDDANNWGADVFISIHANALDGSARGFETYIHTSNPDGASDLQSVMHPQILDEMHAFDSGIPDRGAQTANFHVLRETQMTAILTENLFIDHADDAALLQDPDFITAVAIAHAESVAEYLNLTPIGNGDDNDEDDDSDDNDDGGESSTFQHWDGSVIRNGDQGNPVEELQQRLVDLGYTLPRFGIDGMFGSETASAVRAFQQEAGIGVDGIPGPETHEALENYTTTFAFQHWDGSIIRNGDQGQHMEELQQRLVDLGYSLSQFGIDGILGSETADAVRAFQQDASIGVDGIPGPETYRALRR, encoded by the coding sequence TTGCAAAGAATCTATATTGATCCGGGGCACGGAGGAAGTGACACCGGCGCCACGGGAAATGGACTGTATGAGAAAGATATTGTGCTGGACATTGGCTACCAGATGAGTGTCTATCTTCGCGATAACTATGAAGGTATGTATCGCAGAATGTCCCGCACGGATGACACGTTCGTTTCATTACAAGCTCGTACTGATGATGCAAACAATTGGGGGGCAGACGTGTTCATCTCCATTCACGCCAATGCCTTAGACGGGAGTGCAAGAGGATTTGAAACGTATATTCATACGAGTAATCCGGACGGCGCCAGTGATTTGCAGAGTGTTATGCATCCCCAAATTTTGGACGAGATGCACGCATTTGATTCCGGCATCCCTGACCGCGGAGCACAAACGGCCAACTTCCATGTTTTACGGGAAACACAAATGACCGCGATATTAACTGAAAACTTATTTATTGATCACGCTGACGACGCTGCACTACTGCAAGATCCGGATTTCATCACAGCTGTGGCTATAGCTCATGCCGAGTCTGTCGCCGAATATTTGAACTTAACACCGATTGGCAACGGCGACGATAATGACGAGGATGACGATAGTGATGACAATGATGATGGCGGGGAAAGCTCTACGTTCCAACATTGGGATGGCTCCGTCATTCGAAACGGCGATCAAGGAAATCCTGTGGAGGAACTGCAACAACGTTTAGTTGATCTGGGATACACGCTCCCACGATTCGGGATCGACGGCATGTTTGGATCTGAAACAGCCAGCGCTGTTCGCGCATTTCAGCAAGAAGCCGGCATCGGTGTTGATGGCATCCCCGGACCGGAAACGCACGAAGCACTGGAGAACTATACGACCACCTTTGCTTTCCAACATTGGGACGGATCCATCATTCGAAACGGTGACCAGGGGCAACACATGGAAGAACTGCAACAACGCTTAGTGGATCTCGGTTACAGCTTATCCCAGTTCGGGATCGACGGCATACTTGGATCTGAAACAGCAGACGCTGTTCGTGCATTTCAACAAGATGCCAGCATCGGTGTTGATGGCATTCCAGGTCCGGAGACGTACAGAGCTTTGCGCAGATAA
- a CDS encoding glycosyltransferase, whose product MENEKVWGDVYASFQPCIGMSNEDAREGDIMGKHLLVYDFDWWVLGQKAKMIQHYHQRLDIYSLKEMEALANKRGAQYINDVYEVIATLGLGIAQLLIKRNIRVDTSQIGSYNYFLNNHRVYREWRDPIKVNNRFIKEIMAKPRQFGVINPKLAREVKQLLPKKTVNYIRPFVDSELFCPRSQKKHKDTFVVGWIGNETRKVKNYHTLYRQIVKTFHEDPAIAFVEATRSSPIAIDEMPAFYQQLDLLLITSSNEGGPAPALEAYSSGVPVLATNVGYVKEVAGPKGRSLILNSNRSAPFVQKIKKIRNDPSFHAMLKKEARERILNHYTVEKTMDDWLETLFFQ is encoded by the coding sequence ATGGAGAACGAAAAAGTTTGGGGAGATGTGTATGCCTCGTTTCAGCCATGCATAGGCATGAGCAACGAAGACGCGAGGGAAGGGGATATTATGGGCAAGCATTTGCTCGTATACGATTTCGATTGGTGGGTTTTGGGGCAAAAAGCTAAGATGATTCAACACTATCATCAGAGGCTGGATATCTACTCTCTCAAAGAGATGGAAGCTTTGGCAAATAAACGAGGCGCACAGTATATAAACGACGTTTACGAGGTTATTGCAACATTGGGGCTCGGCATAGCTCAGCTGCTTATCAAACGGAACATTCGCGTTGATACGTCCCAAATCGGGTCTTACAATTATTTTTTGAACAATCATCGCGTCTACCGGGAATGGCGAGATCCCATTAAGGTCAATAACCGCTTCATAAAAGAAATAATGGCCAAACCTCGGCAATTTGGGGTGATAAATCCAAAATTGGCGCGCGAAGTAAAACAACTGCTTCCGAAAAAAACGGTGAACTATATCCGTCCGTTCGTAGACAGCGAGCTTTTTTGCCCTAGGAGCCAAAAGAAACATAAGGACACATTCGTCGTCGGTTGGATCGGGAATGAAACAAGAAAAGTAAAAAATTATCATACGCTTTACCGGCAAATTGTAAAAACCTTTCATGAGGATCCGGCAATTGCGTTTGTGGAAGCGACGCGCTCGTCTCCGATCGCGATCGATGAGATGCCTGCCTTTTATCAGCAATTGGATCTGCTATTAATCACATCTTCCAATGAAGGAGGACCTGCACCCGCGTTGGAAGCTTATTCCTCAGGCGTTCCCGTACTAGCCACAAATGTTGGTTATGTCAAAGAAGTGGCAGGCCCCAAGGGCCGCTCGCTCATCCTAAATAGCAACCGGTCTGCCCCCTTTGTGCAAAAGATCAAGAAGATCAGGAATGATCCGTCTTTTCACGCAATGTTGAAAAAAGAGGCAAGGGAACGGATTTTAAATCACTATACAGTAGAGAAAACAATGGACGACTGGTTGGAGACATTGTTCTTTCAATAA
- a CDS encoding nucleotide sugar dehydrogenase has translation MHYDNKKIGVIGLGYVGLPLALLFMQSGHHVTGIDTDANKIKQLQKGKSHIPDISGAAITHALSEGSLTITTDYDVASTLDIIIICVPTPLSKAKEPDLRFIKQVSEVLAPRLQNHQLIILESSTYPGTTRDVIMPILEKSGLNIGKDFHLGYSPERIDPGNQSIEVKDIPKVISGITDDCLRHVSRFYRSIFTQVVPASSVEIAELSKLLENSYRFINISFINEMAMLCDKLNINVWEAIASAGTKPYGFTPFFPGPGIGGHCIPVDPLYLYWIGQKHGFHYQFLSLAEHTNNYLPAYITQQVKSRIEQKKNIKDANLLLCGIAYKKDSNDVRSSPALSLMRHFLQLGANVLYHDPYVPEVTIDAEKHQSIPLSKKQLENADIVILLTDHSTLPMQKIMDHASLIYDTRNQSERFQGSAEVIVLGGGNA, from the coding sequence TTGCATTACGACAACAAAAAAATCGGTGTTATCGGTTTAGGTTACGTCGGTTTGCCCCTTGCATTATTATTCATGCAAAGCGGTCACCACGTAACCGGCATAGACACCGATGCCAACAAAATAAAACAATTGCAAAAGGGAAAAAGCCATATTCCGGATATATCCGGTGCTGCTATCACTCACGCCTTATCCGAGGGATCGCTAACGATAACAACAGACTATGATGTTGCATCTACCTTGGATATCATCATTATTTGTGTGCCCACGCCATTATCCAAAGCCAAAGAGCCTGATTTGCGTTTTATAAAACAGGTAAGTGAAGTGCTCGCACCAAGATTGCAAAACCATCAACTGATCATTTTGGAAAGCTCGACCTACCCCGGAACGACTCGTGACGTCATCATGCCAATTCTGGAGAAGAGCGGATTGAACATCGGGAAAGATTTTCATCTCGGGTACTCTCCAGAGCGTATTGATCCCGGAAACCAATCGATCGAAGTGAAAGATATTCCGAAAGTCATTAGCGGTATCACTGACGATTGTTTGCGTCACGTGTCTCGTTTTTACCGGTCCATCTTCACACAGGTGGTTCCCGCTTCATCCGTCGAGATCGCTGAACTTTCCAAACTATTGGAGAACAGCTACCGATTTATTAATATTTCGTTTATTAACGAAATGGCCATGTTATGCGACAAATTAAACATTAACGTGTGGGAAGCAATCGCTTCGGCCGGCACAAAACCTTACGGGTTTACGCCATTTTTCCCGGGGCCGGGCATTGGCGGGCACTGTATTCCCGTCGATCCTTTATATTTATATTGGATCGGACAAAAACACGGGTTTCACTATCAATTTCTGTCATTAGCCGAACACACGAACAACTATCTTCCCGCTTATATCACACAGCAAGTGAAATCCCGAATCGAACAAAAGAAAAACATCAAAGATGCCAATCTTTTGTTATGTGGCATCGCCTACAAAAAAGACTCCAATGACGTGCGAAGTTCACCGGCGCTTTCGCTTATGCGCCATTTCCTCCAACTTGGTGCGAATGTTCTCTACCACGATCCTTATGTGCCGGAAGTGACAATTGACGCGGAAAAACACCAAAGCATCCCGCTGTCAAAAAAACAACTGGAAAATGCCGACATAGTCATTCTTTTAACCGACCACTCCACGTTGCCAATGCAAAAAATCATGGACCACGCATCACTCATCTATGACACCAGAAATCAAAGCGAAAGGTTTCAAGGGAGCGCCGAAGTCATCGTTCTGGGCGGGGGAAACGCCTAG
- a CDS encoding GAF domain-containing protein, producing the protein MTALETIFLEAMDRFPDWVYAIAGIVFIAGSVVLMIQVTRISNKFANVVGREDRIGTLAETNGQLQSKLKTLEHIQTQYDSSLNECSIFLEELRYIKESEGDAKFHLSVNLMKKLVNAIPGNMSITPGSNHRCALWMYNSTSGKLDFFTGSAQFPNDYKDGGRSLDINNTAGGRCFRKSENLYIDDVQEDDDWSANEQSKSHYNSLICIPILNWGIITVDAMSPFAQESRVIIQVYTDLLTLVIMEMYDGAVRSTFTQQQRWRV; encoded by the coding sequence TTGACAGCGCTGGAAACCATTTTTCTCGAGGCCATGGATCGTTTTCCTGATTGGGTTTATGCAATCGCCGGTATCGTTTTTATTGCTGGTAGCGTCGTTCTAATGATCCAAGTAACGAGGATTTCGAATAAATTTGCCAACGTCGTTGGCCGTGAAGATCGCATTGGCACATTAGCCGAAACAAACGGACAGTTACAATCGAAACTCAAGACATTGGAACATATTCAAACACAATATGATTCTTCCTTAAATGAGTGCAGTATTTTTCTCGAGGAATTAAGATATATCAAAGAATCGGAAGGCGATGCAAAGTTCCATTTATCCGTAAACCTCATGAAAAAACTTGTGAATGCTATTCCCGGCAATATGAGCATCACGCCAGGTTCAAATCACCGATGCGCCTTATGGATGTATAATTCAACCTCAGGTAAATTGGATTTTTTTACGGGGAGCGCTCAATTCCCAAACGACTACAAAGATGGAGGGCGGTCATTGGACATTAATAATACCGCCGGGGGGAGGTGCTTTCGAAAGTCCGAAAATTTATATATTGATGATGTACAGGAGGATGATGACTGGAGCGCGAATGAACAATCAAAGAGTCATTACAATAGTTTAATTTGCATACCGATATTAAACTGGGGTATCATTACAGTGGATGCAATGTCTCCCTTTGCACAGGAATCGCGAGTGATCATTCAAGTGTATACAGATCTTCTAACGCTAGTGATCATGGAAATGTATGATGGAGCGGTTCGATCCACATTTACTCAACAACAAAGGTGGCGTGTATGA
- a CDS encoding DUF2642 domain-containing protein — protein MANNEQSASLRLMNQLADLNTSLIELRLSRGGNANMTTSWITNKFRDSEPSTLRELLSTMIGEQLQVTTPFGDVSGTLISVQDDYIVMVDDTGAQALVRIDAIEFVSEL, from the coding sequence ATGGCGAACAATGAACAGTCGGCATCACTTCGATTGATGAACCAGCTTGCCGACTTAAATACAAGTTTGATCGAACTGCGGTTATCCAGAGGAGGGAACGCCAATATGACGACAAGTTGGATTACGAATAAATTTAGAGACTCGGAGCCGAGTACGTTGAGAGAGCTGTTGTCCACGATGATAGGCGAGCAGCTTCAAGTCACAACACCGTTTGGTGATGTAAGCGGCACACTGATTTCTGTTCAAGATGATTATATTGTGATGGTAGACGACACCGGGGCTCAAGCACTTGTCCGTATCGATGCCATTGAATTTGTTAGTGAACTGTAA
- a CDS encoding glycosyltransferase family A protein, protein MISVITCTNRPHMMKQIFENYSRQGLEEKELILILNNDAMDRKRWQAEGKKHPNVSVYQLPEHLSVSECKNFAVKQSNYRYIAKFDDDDYYAPPYLSVVFEAFNRQKKADIVGKSSIYVYFEKENCLGLLPSETENGFVHRVADSTLAFKKDLFSSVRFTNMKVGSDKRFQMDARAKGFAIYSTDRYNHVAIRGGDAHTWHIKDDLLMKMCIEKRYTRDYPSIITMSY, encoded by the coding sequence ATGATTTCCGTGATCACGTGTACCAATCGACCGCACATGATGAAACAAATTTTTGAAAACTATTCCAGGCAAGGCTTGGAAGAAAAAGAACTCATCCTCATCCTGAACAACGATGCGATGGATAGAAAGCGGTGGCAAGCAGAAGGAAAAAAGCACCCGAACGTTTCCGTTTATCAGCTGCCGGAGCACTTATCCGTCAGTGAATGTAAAAACTTCGCCGTAAAACAATCCAATTATCGTTATATCGCCAAGTTTGATGACGATGATTACTACGCCCCGCCTTACTTAAGCGTCGTTTTTGAAGCCTTCAACAGACAAAAAAAAGCCGACATTGTCGGAAAAAGCAGCATCTATGTTTATTTTGAAAAAGAAAATTGCTTAGGCCTATTGCCATCGGAAACCGAAAACGGTTTCGTCCATCGAGTTGCCGACTCAACATTAGCGTTTAAAAAAGATCTCTTTTCGAGCGTCCGTTTCACAAACATGAAAGTCGGCTCCGATAAACGTTTTCAGATGGATGCTCGAGCAAAGGGGTTCGCGATCTATTCAACGGATCGTTATAACCATGTAGCCATTCGCGGGGGAGATGCCCATACTTGGCACATTAAAGACGATCTACTTATGAAAATGTGCATCGAAAAGCGCTATACGCGTGACTATCCATCGATCATAACGATGAGTTATTGA
- a CDS encoding glycosyltransferase family 2 protein, translating to MKDITVVLLDYPDDKTLQAAVHSLKKIRHRVKTMGIVHRPNVSIPPLKEFEKRIWTTTIQDHDPGTTLNETFKKIQSTYVLVLKDREFLSPTLDPSTLHLTHDQSVMTHARNVRNIRIREPFFIKTETMKNKRFYALHHLPFREALLPFWLHTIDEKLVFAREDTCVETPTKGSSKDQLEKVHLLQKLNADVPVPQSPTLSVLIPCFNMDAYVGKAISSVFFQHTEPDQLFVIDDGSDDQSLAEIEKWHGISGMEVISKENEGKARALNRALAHVKTDFIMELDADDWLDPDALSTIKRNLQHLPENVSLLYGNFRRWKQRDGGDILYKTIAKGRPVRTRQQLLAYHFPLGPRIYRTKDLKAAGGFPVVSFADGRLYEDVSILLELITDTRFSYQNFTVYNIREHAKSITKQHQDKWQAFKKHLGDRPSFH from the coding sequence TTGAAGGACATAACGGTAGTATTGCTAGACTATCCCGATGACAAAACGTTGCAAGCAGCTGTTCATTCCCTAAAAAAAATCAGACATCGCGTAAAAACAATGGGCATCGTCCATCGGCCAAATGTTAGTATTCCACCACTAAAAGAATTTGAGAAACGTATTTGGACAACAACCATTCAAGATCATGATCCGGGCACAACCTTAAACGAAACTTTCAAGAAGATACAGAGCACCTATGTGTTGGTTCTCAAAGATCGGGAGTTCCTCTCTCCTACGCTCGACCCGTCCACTTTACATCTGACACACGATCAATCAGTTATGACCCATGCGCGAAACGTACGTAATATCCGTATTCGTGAACCGTTTTTCATTAAAACGGAAACGATGAAAAATAAAAGGTTTTACGCTTTACACCATTTGCCGTTCAGAGAAGCGTTGTTGCCTTTTTGGCTGCATACCATCGACGAAAAACTCGTGTTTGCCAGAGAAGATACATGTGTCGAGACGCCAACAAAGGGCAGCTCCAAAGATCAGCTGGAAAAGGTCCATCTTTTACAGAAATTAAACGCCGACGTTCCGGTTCCACAATCCCCTACACTATCCGTCCTTATCCCTTGCTTTAACATGGACGCTTATGTCGGGAAAGCCATTTCCTCTGTGTTTTTTCAACATACAGAACCCGATCAACTGTTCGTAATTGATGATGGATCCGACGATCAATCCTTAGCAGAAATCGAAAAATGGCATGGAATAAGCGGCATGGAAGTTATTAGCAAAGAAAATGAAGGAAAAGCGAGGGCCCTGAACAGGGCTTTAGCTCATGTAAAAACGGATTTCATCATGGAATTAGATGCCGATGATTGGCTCGACCCGGATGCGTTATCTACCATAAAGCGGAATCTTCAACATCTTCCGGAAAATGTGTCATTGTTATATGGGAATTTTCGCAGATGGAAACAACGTGACGGCGGGGATATTTTATATAAAACGATTGCAAAAGGGAGACCCGTACGAACGAGACAGCAATTGCTCGCCTATCATTTCCCATTGGGACCTAGAATTTATCGTACGAAAGATTTAAAAGCTGCAGGAGGATTCCCCGTCGTTTCTTTTGCCGATGGCCGCCTGTATGAGGACGTTAGTATTTTATTGGAATTAATCACCGATACACGGTTTTCCTATCAAAATTTCACAGTTTATAACATTCGCGAGCATGCGAAAAGCATAACGAAACAGCATCAGGATAAATGGCAAGCATTTAAAAAACACCTTGGTGATAGGCCTTCCTTTCATTGA
- a CDS encoding SDR family oxidoreductase, which produces MTRYLVTGGAGFIGSHLVHSLVSKGAHVKVLDKFITGKKRHLQDVFNDIELIEGDFTDPETIKKAVQNVDVIFHQGAMPSVPKSIKDPIATNQANVTGTLQLLHAAVKAGVRRFIYAASSSVYGNSDVLPKQEDMIAAPLSPYAVSKYAGERYCKAFYEVYGLETISLRYFNVFGPNQDPHSEYAAVIPSFIHALLSHQTPLIYGDGKQSRDFTYIDNVVSANLLAAEAPKLQGEAINIGSGERTDLVTLVKKINVILGTDIAPVYTSERAGDVMHSLADLRLAENLVGYRPGVSFTEGLKQTVNALMQK; this is translated from the coding sequence ATGACCCGTTACCTAGTCACCGGAGGCGCCGGTTTTATCGGCTCTCATCTCGTTCATTCGTTAGTCAGCAAAGGTGCGCATGTCAAAGTGCTTGATAAATTTATTACGGGCAAAAAAAGACATTTACAAGATGTGTTCAACGATATCGAACTCATTGAAGGCGATTTCACCGATCCTGAAACCATAAAAAAAGCGGTTCAAAACGTCGATGTTATTTTTCATCAAGGGGCTATGCCATCAGTGCCAAAATCGATCAAAGATCCCATCGCAACCAATCAGGCGAATGTCACGGGAACGCTTCAGCTTTTGCATGCTGCTGTCAAAGCGGGGGTGCGCCGGTTTATTTACGCAGCTTCGTCGTCGGTCTATGGAAATAGCGACGTCCTGCCAAAACAGGAAGATATGATAGCGGCACCCCTGTCACCCTATGCGGTGAGCAAGTACGCGGGCGAACGTTATTGCAAAGCATTTTACGAAGTCTATGGATTAGAGACGATTTCGCTACGGTATTTCAATGTTTTCGGACCGAATCAAGATCCTCATTCTGAATACGCGGCCGTCATTCCAAGCTTTATTCATGCGTTGTTAAGTCACCAAACTCCGCTCATCTACGGCGACGGCAAACAATCACGGGATTTTACGTATATTGATAATGTCGTTTCCGCGAATTTGTTGGCAGCTGAAGCCCCGAAATTGCAAGGGGAAGCGATTAATATCGGAAGTGGCGAGCGGACGGATTTAGTAACACTTGTTAAAAAAATAAATGTAATACTGGGGACAGATATTGCACCTGTCTATACATCCGAGCGGGCAGGAGATGTCATGCATTCGCTAGCGGACTTACGGCTTGCTGAAAACTTAGTTGGGTACCGCCCTGGCGTTTCATTTACCGAGGGGCTTAAGCAGACCGTGAACGCCCTAATGCAAAAATAG